One genomic segment of Sebastes fasciatus isolate fSebFas1 chromosome 17, fSebFas1.pri, whole genome shotgun sequence includes these proteins:
- the LOC141754064 gene encoding polyhomeotic-like protein 1 isoform X4, translated as MLGGGGGGGGGVASAAMETDGEQNQQGASTNGSAASGTSSRPSPMNSMSLYERQAVQALQALQRQPNAAQYFQQLMLQQQINNAQLQNLAAVQQVKATLAASRQSSPSSSGSSQTTSTAAAIVTSGSTTSSRPIGAPTTSTISQSVLLSGTAGGQGQMYLRVNRSLRAPISSQLIFMPGNTATAAVATVTQQPQAQQQQQEVTPTSSSSSQSDNDQVQNLAMRGVSSPKGVGVKTEAPERSDSAAYSLVQPSHQLNSQSPTKPSQPQHQPPHIKIPTYPQPTNLKAHPSSSSGASSTSSTSSIPLSQLLLHGTRTLTTGTTVPTSAHTLVLTSSAASQAHGYPVGTATIKPAVNAQTLVVQPLQKTSLSAEKSGHGNGPIPIQPKTLQGLRLPLQLPSRNPPPILPAPPPVSSSAQPPQPPHIPVQIVGARQSTLGNAQALAMARGSCCQDGAAVLSSSSSLLTMVASIASREAGVVGRGVGLKTLQSPQEAPPLAQVSQVHPQANQSSGQSQNGPLALIPASSQASAVSSPPSSMSRSSLSLPLVTAEQRGASAAVTTNGDSSGSQTPQGKQLTGSLKRKSDSNSANDEDGPSPPRLQPVRDHASALPTNPIEAGPGAPPPASSSPSPVLSVSRGVCQGERAPPPQAVVKPNVLTHLIEGFVIQEGAEPFPVCGSVKDSASEDLTDSLDTNQSETVTTATVLKCEYCKNFAPASQFRGTKRFCSMSCAKRYNVSFRQHFCMRQGQSQGQDHALDQDQSQDHLSNSDEEGGVTRRRVPRRTSSEIASAKIAGRPIPVKCRSESSHSDEESSGEEDEDDPMSLSPVSSASCHQPPPPPLPTESSAASCLPASPGQWSVDEVSQFISSLQGCEELASQFLSQEIDGQALLLLKEEHLMSTMNIKLGPALKICAHINTLRD; from the exons ATgctaggaggaggaggaggaggaggaggaggagtagccTCCG cAGCCATGGAGACGGACGGAGAGCAGAACCAGCAGGGGGCCTCGACCAATGGGAGCGCTGCGTCTGGGACGAGCTCCCGCCCCTCGCCAATGAATTCCATGTCTCTGTATGAAAGACAGGCGGTGcag GCCCTGCAGGCGTTACAGAGGCAGCCTAATGCAGCTCAGTACTTCCAGCAGCTGATGCTGCAACAGCAGATCAACAACGCCCAGCTGCAGAACCTGGCAGCCGTGCAACAGGTAAAG gCCACTCTGGCAGCCAGTCGTCAGTCAAGTCCTTCCAGCAGCGGCTCTTCTCAGACCACCAGCACCGCAGCT GCCATTGTAACATCTGGATCTACAACCAGCAGCCGTCCTATCGGCGCCCCGACGACGTCCACAATCAGCCAATCAGTGCTGCTCAGTGGGACGGCGGGGGGGCAGGGACAAATGTACCTGAGG GTCAACCGCTCCCTGAGGGCCCCCATCTCATCACAGCTCATCTTTATGCCCGGCAACACGGCAACCGCTGCCGTGGCAACCGTCACCCAGCAGCCACAGGCTCAGCAACAGCAACAAGAAGTAACTCCAACTTCCTCTTCCAGCAGCCAATCCGATAATGACCAG GTGCAGAATCTAGCCATGCGAGGTGTGTCCAGTCCCAAAGGTGTTGGTGTTAAGACTGAAGCCCCAGAGAGGAGTGACTCAG CTGCCTACTCCCTGGTCCAGCCCTCCCACCAGTTGAACTCCCAGTCCCCCACTAAGCCCAGCCAGCCACAGCACCAGCCGCCCCACATCAAAATCCCCACGTACCCTCAGCCCACCAACCTCAAAGCccacccctcctcttcctctggtgcctcctccacctcctccacctcctccataCCTCTCTCCCAGCTCCTGCTTCACGGAACCCGGACTCTCACCACAGGAACCACAGTTCCCACATCAGCACACACTCTGGTCCTGACGTCCAGCGCAGCATCCCAGGCCCACGGGTACCCCGTTGGCACAGCGACCATCAAACCAGCGGTCAACGCTCAGACGCTGGTGGTGCAGCCTCTGCAGAAGACCTCGCTCAGCGCGGAGAAATCAGGCCACGGCAATGGACCCATCCCCATCCAACCCAAAACCCTGCAGGGGCTCCGCCTGCCCCTCCAGCTGCCTTCTAGGAACCCCCCTCCCATCCTGCCCGCCCCGCCGCCCGTCAGTAGCTCCGCTCAGCCCCCCCAGCCGCCGCACATCCCGGTCCAGATCGTGGGCGCGAGGCAGAGCACGCTGGGAAACGCCCAGGCTCTGGCTATGGCCCGGGGCAGCTGCTGCCAGGACGGAGCCGCCGTCCTCAGCAGCTCGTCCAGCCTGCTCACCATGGTGGCGTCTATCGCTTCCAGGGAGGCCGGGGTCGTGGGCCGAGGGGTGGGGCTAAAGACGCTTCAGTCGCCCCAGGAGGCTCCCCCGTTGGCTCAGGTCTCTCAGGTGCATCCACAGGCCAATCAGAGCTCTGGACAGAGTCAGAACGGACCCCTGGCTTTGATCCCCGCCTCCTCCCAGGCCTCTGcggtctcctctcctccttcctcgaTGTCCcgttcctccctctccctccccctgGTGAcggcagagcagagaggagcatcAGCTGCTGTCACCACCAATGGAGACTCATCAGGAAGTCAGACACCACAG GGAAAGCAGTTGACTGGCTCtctaaaaagaaaatcagaCTCCAACTCAGCCAATGACGAAGACGGCCCCTCCCCTCCACGGCTCCAGCCAGTCAGAGATCACGCCTCGGCACTCCCGACCAATCCCATCGAAGCAG GCCCTGgtgctcctcctccagcctcctcctctccctccccggTGCTGTCAGTGTCCCGTGGGGTCTGCCAGGGGGAGAGAGCTCCTCCCCCTCAAGCTGTGGTGAAACCCAACGTCCTCACACACCTCATAGAGGGCTTCGTCATCCAGGAAGGGGCAGAGCCTTTCCCT gtgtgtGGTTCAGTAAAGGACTCGGCTAGTGAGGATCTGACAGACAGTCTGGACACTAACCAATCAGAGACTGTTACAACAGCGACAG TGCTGAAGTGTGAGTACTGTAAAAACTTTGCTCCTGCCAGCCAGTTCAGAGGCACCAAAAGGTTCTGCTCCATGTCTTGTGCCAAGAG GTACAACGTCAGCTTCAGGCAACACTTCTGCATGCGGCAGGGTCAAAGTCAAGGTCAAGATCACGCTCTGGATCAGGATCAAAGCCAAGATCACCTCTCCAACTCAGACGAGGAGGGAGGAGTTACCAGGCGGAGGGTCCCCCGCAGGACTAGCTCAGAAATAGCCAGTGCCAAGATAGCAGGGAGACCCATACCTGTCAAG TGCCGTTCAGAGTCCAGCCATTCAGATGAGGAGTCCagtggagaggaggatgaagatgaccCCATGTCCCTCTCGCCCGTCTCCTCAGCCTCTTGCcaccagcctcctcctcctccactcccgACAGAAAGCTCTGCAGCCAGCTGCCTGCCTGCCAGCCCTGGCCAGTGGAGCGTGGACGaagtgtcacagtttatttcatCACTACAAG gcTGCGAGGAGCTCGCCTCCCAGTTCCTGTCGCAGGAGATTGACGGACaggccctgctgctgctgaaggagGAGCACCTCATGTCCACCATGAACATCAAGCTCGGTCCTGCCCTCAAGATCTGCGCCCACATTAACACCCTGAGAGACTGA
- the LOC141754064 gene encoding polyhomeotic-like protein 1 isoform X2: MLGGGGGGGGGVASAMETDGEQNQQGASTNGSAASGTSSRPSPMNSMSLYERQAVQALQALQRQPNAAQYFQQLMLQQQINNAQLQNLAAVQQVKATLAASRQSSPSSSGSSQTTSTAAAIVTSGSTTSSRPIGAPTTSTISQSVLLSGTAGGQGQMYLRVNRSLRAPISSQLIFMPGNTATAAVATVTQQPQAQQQQQEVTPTSSSSSQSDNDQVQNLAMRGVSSPKGVGVKTEAPERSDSAAYSLVQPSHQLNSQSPTKPSQPQHQPPHIKIPTYPQPTNLKAHPSSSSGASSTSSTSSIPLSQLLLHGTRTLTTGTTVPTSAHTLVLTSSAASQAHGYPVGTATIKPAVNAQTLVVQPLQKTSLSAEKSGHGNGPIPIQPKTLQGLRLPLQLPSRNPPPILPAPPPVSSSAQPPQPPHIPVQIVGARQSTLGNAQALAMARGSCCQDGAAVLSSSSSLLTMVASIASREAGVVGRGVGLKTLQSPQEAPPLAQVSQVHPQANQSSGQSQNGPLALIPASSQASAVSSPPSSMSRSSLSLPLVTAEQRGASAAVTTNGDSSGSQTPQGKQLTGSLKRKSDSNSANDEDGPSPPRLQPVRDHASALPTNPIEAGPGAPPPASSSPSPVLSVSRGVCQGERAPPPQAVVKPNVLTHLIEGFVIQEGAEPFPVCGSVKDSASEDLTDSLDTNQSETVTTATVLKCEYCKNFAPASQFRGTKRFCSMSCAKSMYWFPRYNVSFRQHFCMRQGQSQGQDHALDQDQSQDHLSNSDEEGGVTRRRVPRRTSSEIASAKIAGRPIPVKCRSESSHSDEESSGEEDEDDPMSLSPVSSASCHQPPPPPLPTESSAASCLPASPGQWSVDEVSQFISSLQGCEELASQFLSQEIDGQALLLLKEEHLMSTMNIKLGPALKICAHINTLRD, encoded by the exons ATgctaggaggaggaggaggaggaggaggaggagtagccTCCG CCATGGAGACGGACGGAGAGCAGAACCAGCAGGGGGCCTCGACCAATGGGAGCGCTGCGTCTGGGACGAGCTCCCGCCCCTCGCCAATGAATTCCATGTCTCTGTATGAAAGACAGGCGGTGcag GCCCTGCAGGCGTTACAGAGGCAGCCTAATGCAGCTCAGTACTTCCAGCAGCTGATGCTGCAACAGCAGATCAACAACGCCCAGCTGCAGAACCTGGCAGCCGTGCAACAGGTAAAG gCCACTCTGGCAGCCAGTCGTCAGTCAAGTCCTTCCAGCAGCGGCTCTTCTCAGACCACCAGCACCGCAGCT GCCATTGTAACATCTGGATCTACAACCAGCAGCCGTCCTATCGGCGCCCCGACGACGTCCACAATCAGCCAATCAGTGCTGCTCAGTGGGACGGCGGGGGGGCAGGGACAAATGTACCTGAGG GTCAACCGCTCCCTGAGGGCCCCCATCTCATCACAGCTCATCTTTATGCCCGGCAACACGGCAACCGCTGCCGTGGCAACCGTCACCCAGCAGCCACAGGCTCAGCAACAGCAACAAGAAGTAACTCCAACTTCCTCTTCCAGCAGCCAATCCGATAATGACCAG GTGCAGAATCTAGCCATGCGAGGTGTGTCCAGTCCCAAAGGTGTTGGTGTTAAGACTGAAGCCCCAGAGAGGAGTGACTCAG CTGCCTACTCCCTGGTCCAGCCCTCCCACCAGTTGAACTCCCAGTCCCCCACTAAGCCCAGCCAGCCACAGCACCAGCCGCCCCACATCAAAATCCCCACGTACCCTCAGCCCACCAACCTCAAAGCccacccctcctcttcctctggtgcctcctccacctcctccacctcctccataCCTCTCTCCCAGCTCCTGCTTCACGGAACCCGGACTCTCACCACAGGAACCACAGTTCCCACATCAGCACACACTCTGGTCCTGACGTCCAGCGCAGCATCCCAGGCCCACGGGTACCCCGTTGGCACAGCGACCATCAAACCAGCGGTCAACGCTCAGACGCTGGTGGTGCAGCCTCTGCAGAAGACCTCGCTCAGCGCGGAGAAATCAGGCCACGGCAATGGACCCATCCCCATCCAACCCAAAACCCTGCAGGGGCTCCGCCTGCCCCTCCAGCTGCCTTCTAGGAACCCCCCTCCCATCCTGCCCGCCCCGCCGCCCGTCAGTAGCTCCGCTCAGCCCCCCCAGCCGCCGCACATCCCGGTCCAGATCGTGGGCGCGAGGCAGAGCACGCTGGGAAACGCCCAGGCTCTGGCTATGGCCCGGGGCAGCTGCTGCCAGGACGGAGCCGCCGTCCTCAGCAGCTCGTCCAGCCTGCTCACCATGGTGGCGTCTATCGCTTCCAGGGAGGCCGGGGTCGTGGGCCGAGGGGTGGGGCTAAAGACGCTTCAGTCGCCCCAGGAGGCTCCCCCGTTGGCTCAGGTCTCTCAGGTGCATCCACAGGCCAATCAGAGCTCTGGACAGAGTCAGAACGGACCCCTGGCTTTGATCCCCGCCTCCTCCCAGGCCTCTGcggtctcctctcctccttcctcgaTGTCCcgttcctccctctccctccccctgGTGAcggcagagcagagaggagcatcAGCTGCTGTCACCACCAATGGAGACTCATCAGGAAGTCAGACACCACAG GGAAAGCAGTTGACTGGCTCtctaaaaagaaaatcagaCTCCAACTCAGCCAATGACGAAGACGGCCCCTCCCCTCCACGGCTCCAGCCAGTCAGAGATCACGCCTCGGCACTCCCGACCAATCCCATCGAAGCAG GCCCTGgtgctcctcctccagcctcctcctctccctccccggTGCTGTCAGTGTCCCGTGGGGTCTGCCAGGGGGAGAGAGCTCCTCCCCCTCAAGCTGTGGTGAAACCCAACGTCCTCACACACCTCATAGAGGGCTTCGTCATCCAGGAAGGGGCAGAGCCTTTCCCT gtgtgtGGTTCAGTAAAGGACTCGGCTAGTGAGGATCTGACAGACAGTCTGGACACTAACCAATCAGAGACTGTTACAACAGCGACAG TGCTGAAGTGTGAGTACTGTAAAAACTTTGCTCCTGCCAGCCAGTTCAGAGGCACCAAAAGGTTCTGCTCCATGTCTTGTGCCAAGAG TATGTATTGGTTCCCCAGGTACAACGTCAGCTTCAGGCAACACTTCTGCATGCGGCAGGGTCAAAGTCAAGGTCAAGATCACGCTCTGGATCAGGATCAAAGCCAAGATCACCTCTCCAACTCAGACGAGGAGGGAGGAGTTACCAGGCGGAGGGTCCCCCGCAGGACTAGCTCAGAAATAGCCAGTGCCAAGATAGCAGGGAGACCCATACCTGTCAAG TGCCGTTCAGAGTCCAGCCATTCAGATGAGGAGTCCagtggagaggaggatgaagatgaccCCATGTCCCTCTCGCCCGTCTCCTCAGCCTCTTGCcaccagcctcctcctcctccactcccgACAGAAAGCTCTGCAGCCAGCTGCCTGCCTGCCAGCCCTGGCCAGTGGAGCGTGGACGaagtgtcacagtttatttcatCACTACAAG gcTGCGAGGAGCTCGCCTCCCAGTTCCTGTCGCAGGAGATTGACGGACaggccctgctgctgctgaaggagGAGCACCTCATGTCCACCATGAACATCAAGCTCGGTCCTGCCCTCAAGATCTGCGCCCACATTAACACCCTGAGAGACTGA
- the LOC141754064 gene encoding polyhomeotic-like protein 1 isoform X1 yields the protein MLGGGGGGGGGVASAAMETDGEQNQQGASTNGSAASGTSSRPSPMNSMSLYERQAVQALQALQRQPNAAQYFQQLMLQQQINNAQLQNLAAVQQVKATLAASRQSSPSSSGSSQTTSTAAAIVTSGSTTSSRPIGAPTTSTISQSVLLSGTAGGQGQMYLRVNRSLRAPISSQLIFMPGNTATAAVATVTQQPQAQQQQQEVTPTSSSSSQSDNDQVQNLAMRGVSSPKGVGVKTEAPERSDSAAYSLVQPSHQLNSQSPTKPSQPQHQPPHIKIPTYPQPTNLKAHPSSSSGASSTSSTSSIPLSQLLLHGTRTLTTGTTVPTSAHTLVLTSSAASQAHGYPVGTATIKPAVNAQTLVVQPLQKTSLSAEKSGHGNGPIPIQPKTLQGLRLPLQLPSRNPPPILPAPPPVSSSAQPPQPPHIPVQIVGARQSTLGNAQALAMARGSCCQDGAAVLSSSSSLLTMVASIASREAGVVGRGVGLKTLQSPQEAPPLAQVSQVHPQANQSSGQSQNGPLALIPASSQASAVSSPPSSMSRSSLSLPLVTAEQRGASAAVTTNGDSSGSQTPQGKQLTGSLKRKSDSNSANDEDGPSPPRLQPVRDHASALPTNPIEAGPGAPPPASSSPSPVLSVSRGVCQGERAPPPQAVVKPNVLTHLIEGFVIQEGAEPFPVCGSVKDSASEDLTDSLDTNQSETVTTATVLKCEYCKNFAPASQFRGTKRFCSMSCAKSMYWFPRYNVSFRQHFCMRQGQSQGQDHALDQDQSQDHLSNSDEEGGVTRRRVPRRTSSEIASAKIAGRPIPVKCRSESSHSDEESSGEEDEDDPMSLSPVSSASCHQPPPPPLPTESSAASCLPASPGQWSVDEVSQFISSLQGCEELASQFLSQEIDGQALLLLKEEHLMSTMNIKLGPALKICAHINTLRD from the exons ATgctaggaggaggaggaggaggaggaggaggagtagccTCCG cAGCCATGGAGACGGACGGAGAGCAGAACCAGCAGGGGGCCTCGACCAATGGGAGCGCTGCGTCTGGGACGAGCTCCCGCCCCTCGCCAATGAATTCCATGTCTCTGTATGAAAGACAGGCGGTGcag GCCCTGCAGGCGTTACAGAGGCAGCCTAATGCAGCTCAGTACTTCCAGCAGCTGATGCTGCAACAGCAGATCAACAACGCCCAGCTGCAGAACCTGGCAGCCGTGCAACAGGTAAAG gCCACTCTGGCAGCCAGTCGTCAGTCAAGTCCTTCCAGCAGCGGCTCTTCTCAGACCACCAGCACCGCAGCT GCCATTGTAACATCTGGATCTACAACCAGCAGCCGTCCTATCGGCGCCCCGACGACGTCCACAATCAGCCAATCAGTGCTGCTCAGTGGGACGGCGGGGGGGCAGGGACAAATGTACCTGAGG GTCAACCGCTCCCTGAGGGCCCCCATCTCATCACAGCTCATCTTTATGCCCGGCAACACGGCAACCGCTGCCGTGGCAACCGTCACCCAGCAGCCACAGGCTCAGCAACAGCAACAAGAAGTAACTCCAACTTCCTCTTCCAGCAGCCAATCCGATAATGACCAG GTGCAGAATCTAGCCATGCGAGGTGTGTCCAGTCCCAAAGGTGTTGGTGTTAAGACTGAAGCCCCAGAGAGGAGTGACTCAG CTGCCTACTCCCTGGTCCAGCCCTCCCACCAGTTGAACTCCCAGTCCCCCACTAAGCCCAGCCAGCCACAGCACCAGCCGCCCCACATCAAAATCCCCACGTACCCTCAGCCCACCAACCTCAAAGCccacccctcctcttcctctggtgcctcctccacctcctccacctcctccataCCTCTCTCCCAGCTCCTGCTTCACGGAACCCGGACTCTCACCACAGGAACCACAGTTCCCACATCAGCACACACTCTGGTCCTGACGTCCAGCGCAGCATCCCAGGCCCACGGGTACCCCGTTGGCACAGCGACCATCAAACCAGCGGTCAACGCTCAGACGCTGGTGGTGCAGCCTCTGCAGAAGACCTCGCTCAGCGCGGAGAAATCAGGCCACGGCAATGGACCCATCCCCATCCAACCCAAAACCCTGCAGGGGCTCCGCCTGCCCCTCCAGCTGCCTTCTAGGAACCCCCCTCCCATCCTGCCCGCCCCGCCGCCCGTCAGTAGCTCCGCTCAGCCCCCCCAGCCGCCGCACATCCCGGTCCAGATCGTGGGCGCGAGGCAGAGCACGCTGGGAAACGCCCAGGCTCTGGCTATGGCCCGGGGCAGCTGCTGCCAGGACGGAGCCGCCGTCCTCAGCAGCTCGTCCAGCCTGCTCACCATGGTGGCGTCTATCGCTTCCAGGGAGGCCGGGGTCGTGGGCCGAGGGGTGGGGCTAAAGACGCTTCAGTCGCCCCAGGAGGCTCCCCCGTTGGCTCAGGTCTCTCAGGTGCATCCACAGGCCAATCAGAGCTCTGGACAGAGTCAGAACGGACCCCTGGCTTTGATCCCCGCCTCCTCCCAGGCCTCTGcggtctcctctcctccttcctcgaTGTCCcgttcctccctctccctccccctgGTGAcggcagagcagagaggagcatcAGCTGCTGTCACCACCAATGGAGACTCATCAGGAAGTCAGACACCACAG GGAAAGCAGTTGACTGGCTCtctaaaaagaaaatcagaCTCCAACTCAGCCAATGACGAAGACGGCCCCTCCCCTCCACGGCTCCAGCCAGTCAGAGATCACGCCTCGGCACTCCCGACCAATCCCATCGAAGCAG GCCCTGgtgctcctcctccagcctcctcctctccctccccggTGCTGTCAGTGTCCCGTGGGGTCTGCCAGGGGGAGAGAGCTCCTCCCCCTCAAGCTGTGGTGAAACCCAACGTCCTCACACACCTCATAGAGGGCTTCGTCATCCAGGAAGGGGCAGAGCCTTTCCCT gtgtgtGGTTCAGTAAAGGACTCGGCTAGTGAGGATCTGACAGACAGTCTGGACACTAACCAATCAGAGACTGTTACAACAGCGACAG TGCTGAAGTGTGAGTACTGTAAAAACTTTGCTCCTGCCAGCCAGTTCAGAGGCACCAAAAGGTTCTGCTCCATGTCTTGTGCCAAGAG TATGTATTGGTTCCCCAGGTACAACGTCAGCTTCAGGCAACACTTCTGCATGCGGCAGGGTCAAAGTCAAGGTCAAGATCACGCTCTGGATCAGGATCAAAGCCAAGATCACCTCTCCAACTCAGACGAGGAGGGAGGAGTTACCAGGCGGAGGGTCCCCCGCAGGACTAGCTCAGAAATAGCCAGTGCCAAGATAGCAGGGAGACCCATACCTGTCAAG TGCCGTTCAGAGTCCAGCCATTCAGATGAGGAGTCCagtggagaggaggatgaagatgaccCCATGTCCCTCTCGCCCGTCTCCTCAGCCTCTTGCcaccagcctcctcctcctccactcccgACAGAAAGCTCTGCAGCCAGCTGCCTGCCTGCCAGCCCTGGCCAGTGGAGCGTGGACGaagtgtcacagtttatttcatCACTACAAG gcTGCGAGGAGCTCGCCTCCCAGTTCCTGTCGCAGGAGATTGACGGACaggccctgctgctgctgaaggagGAGCACCTCATGTCCACCATGAACATCAAGCTCGGTCCTGCCCTCAAGATCTGCGCCCACATTAACACCCTGAGAGACTGA
- the LOC141754064 gene encoding polyhomeotic-like protein 1 isoform X3 has product MLGGGGGGGGGVASAAMETDGEQNQQGASTNGSAASGTSSRPSPMNSMSLYERQAVQALQALQRQPNAAQYFQQLMLQQQINNAQLQNLAAVQQATLAASRQSSPSSSGSSQTTSTAAAIVTSGSTTSSRPIGAPTTSTISQSVLLSGTAGGQGQMYLRVNRSLRAPISSQLIFMPGNTATAAVATVTQQPQAQQQQQEVTPTSSSSSQSDNDQVQNLAMRGVSSPKGVGVKTEAPERSDSAAYSLVQPSHQLNSQSPTKPSQPQHQPPHIKIPTYPQPTNLKAHPSSSSGASSTSSTSSIPLSQLLLHGTRTLTTGTTVPTSAHTLVLTSSAASQAHGYPVGTATIKPAVNAQTLVVQPLQKTSLSAEKSGHGNGPIPIQPKTLQGLRLPLQLPSRNPPPILPAPPPVSSSAQPPQPPHIPVQIVGARQSTLGNAQALAMARGSCCQDGAAVLSSSSSLLTMVASIASREAGVVGRGVGLKTLQSPQEAPPLAQVSQVHPQANQSSGQSQNGPLALIPASSQASAVSSPPSSMSRSSLSLPLVTAEQRGASAAVTTNGDSSGSQTPQGKQLTGSLKRKSDSNSANDEDGPSPPRLQPVRDHASALPTNPIEAGPGAPPPASSSPSPVLSVSRGVCQGERAPPPQAVVKPNVLTHLIEGFVIQEGAEPFPVCGSVKDSASEDLTDSLDTNQSETVTTATVLKCEYCKNFAPASQFRGTKRFCSMSCAKSMYWFPRYNVSFRQHFCMRQGQSQGQDHALDQDQSQDHLSNSDEEGGVTRRRVPRRTSSEIASAKIAGRPIPVKCRSESSHSDEESSGEEDEDDPMSLSPVSSASCHQPPPPPLPTESSAASCLPASPGQWSVDEVSQFISSLQGCEELASQFLSQEIDGQALLLLKEEHLMSTMNIKLGPALKICAHINTLRD; this is encoded by the exons ATgctaggaggaggaggaggaggaggaggaggagtagccTCCG cAGCCATGGAGACGGACGGAGAGCAGAACCAGCAGGGGGCCTCGACCAATGGGAGCGCTGCGTCTGGGACGAGCTCCCGCCCCTCGCCAATGAATTCCATGTCTCTGTATGAAAGACAGGCGGTGcag GCCCTGCAGGCGTTACAGAGGCAGCCTAATGCAGCTCAGTACTTCCAGCAGCTGATGCTGCAACAGCAGATCAACAACGCCCAGCTGCAGAACCTGGCAGCCGTGCAACAG gCCACTCTGGCAGCCAGTCGTCAGTCAAGTCCTTCCAGCAGCGGCTCTTCTCAGACCACCAGCACCGCAGCT GCCATTGTAACATCTGGATCTACAACCAGCAGCCGTCCTATCGGCGCCCCGACGACGTCCACAATCAGCCAATCAGTGCTGCTCAGTGGGACGGCGGGGGGGCAGGGACAAATGTACCTGAGG GTCAACCGCTCCCTGAGGGCCCCCATCTCATCACAGCTCATCTTTATGCCCGGCAACACGGCAACCGCTGCCGTGGCAACCGTCACCCAGCAGCCACAGGCTCAGCAACAGCAACAAGAAGTAACTCCAACTTCCTCTTCCAGCAGCCAATCCGATAATGACCAG GTGCAGAATCTAGCCATGCGAGGTGTGTCCAGTCCCAAAGGTGTTGGTGTTAAGACTGAAGCCCCAGAGAGGAGTGACTCAG CTGCCTACTCCCTGGTCCAGCCCTCCCACCAGTTGAACTCCCAGTCCCCCACTAAGCCCAGCCAGCCACAGCACCAGCCGCCCCACATCAAAATCCCCACGTACCCTCAGCCCACCAACCTCAAAGCccacccctcctcttcctctggtgcctcctccacctcctccacctcctccataCCTCTCTCCCAGCTCCTGCTTCACGGAACCCGGACTCTCACCACAGGAACCACAGTTCCCACATCAGCACACACTCTGGTCCTGACGTCCAGCGCAGCATCCCAGGCCCACGGGTACCCCGTTGGCACAGCGACCATCAAACCAGCGGTCAACGCTCAGACGCTGGTGGTGCAGCCTCTGCAGAAGACCTCGCTCAGCGCGGAGAAATCAGGCCACGGCAATGGACCCATCCCCATCCAACCCAAAACCCTGCAGGGGCTCCGCCTGCCCCTCCAGCTGCCTTCTAGGAACCCCCCTCCCATCCTGCCCGCCCCGCCGCCCGTCAGTAGCTCCGCTCAGCCCCCCCAGCCGCCGCACATCCCGGTCCAGATCGTGGGCGCGAGGCAGAGCACGCTGGGAAACGCCCAGGCTCTGGCTATGGCCCGGGGCAGCTGCTGCCAGGACGGAGCCGCCGTCCTCAGCAGCTCGTCCAGCCTGCTCACCATGGTGGCGTCTATCGCTTCCAGGGAGGCCGGGGTCGTGGGCCGAGGGGTGGGGCTAAAGACGCTTCAGTCGCCCCAGGAGGCTCCCCCGTTGGCTCAGGTCTCTCAGGTGCATCCACAGGCCAATCAGAGCTCTGGACAGAGTCAGAACGGACCCCTGGCTTTGATCCCCGCCTCCTCCCAGGCCTCTGcggtctcctctcctccttcctcgaTGTCCcgttcctccctctccctccccctgGTGAcggcagagcagagaggagcatcAGCTGCTGTCACCACCAATGGAGACTCATCAGGAAGTCAGACACCACAG GGAAAGCAGTTGACTGGCTCtctaaaaagaaaatcagaCTCCAACTCAGCCAATGACGAAGACGGCCCCTCCCCTCCACGGCTCCAGCCAGTCAGAGATCACGCCTCGGCACTCCCGACCAATCCCATCGAAGCAG GCCCTGgtgctcctcctccagcctcctcctctccctccccggTGCTGTCAGTGTCCCGTGGGGTCTGCCAGGGGGAGAGAGCTCCTCCCCCTCAAGCTGTGGTGAAACCCAACGTCCTCACACACCTCATAGAGGGCTTCGTCATCCAGGAAGGGGCAGAGCCTTTCCCT gtgtgtGGTTCAGTAAAGGACTCGGCTAGTGAGGATCTGACAGACAGTCTGGACACTAACCAATCAGAGACTGTTACAACAGCGACAG TGCTGAAGTGTGAGTACTGTAAAAACTTTGCTCCTGCCAGCCAGTTCAGAGGCACCAAAAGGTTCTGCTCCATGTCTTGTGCCAAGAG TATGTATTGGTTCCCCAGGTACAACGTCAGCTTCAGGCAACACTTCTGCATGCGGCAGGGTCAAAGTCAAGGTCAAGATCACGCTCTGGATCAGGATCAAAGCCAAGATCACCTCTCCAACTCAGACGAGGAGGGAGGAGTTACCAGGCGGAGGGTCCCCCGCAGGACTAGCTCAGAAATAGCCAGTGCCAAGATAGCAGGGAGACCCATACCTGTCAAG TGCCGTTCAGAGTCCAGCCATTCAGATGAGGAGTCCagtggagaggaggatgaagatgaccCCATGTCCCTCTCGCCCGTCTCCTCAGCCTCTTGCcaccagcctcctcctcctccactcccgACAGAAAGCTCTGCAGCCAGCTGCCTGCCTGCCAGCCCTGGCCAGTGGAGCGTGGACGaagtgtcacagtttatttcatCACTACAAG gcTGCGAGGAGCTCGCCTCCCAGTTCCTGTCGCAGGAGATTGACGGACaggccctgctgctgctgaaggagGAGCACCTCATGTCCACCATGAACATCAAGCTCGGTCCTGCCCTCAAGATCTGCGCCCACATTAACACCCTGAGAGACTGA